The following proteins are co-located in the Massilia litorea genome:
- a CDS encoding LysR family transcriptional regulator, whose translation MNPTLRQMRAFVALAKTNNFTSAAASMHVTQSALSGLIKELEQTLGARVVDRSTRRIVLTDIGRELYPLFSQMIDDLDGALANVADHTQLRKGVVRIAAPQLMCCTLVPAAVAAYRSGQPDIDVRVADSPVENVIARVLSGESDFGIGPEREPAPQLEARELFEMPFSLVFPQGHPLEANARVTWQDVARYPFIALQGQFTERLLADMQALLREVPLKPANEVTFMTTALAMVSAGLGITVCLPYAEPLVQLYQLHMRPLEEPRLTRRFFVYTRAGRSLSPAAQSFIDFLFPYVEGKRSEARMMQA comes from the coding sequence ATGAATCCCACCCTGCGCCAGATGCGCGCGTTCGTGGCGCTCGCCAAGACCAATAACTTTACGTCGGCGGCAGCGTCCATGCACGTGACACAATCGGCTCTTTCGGGCTTGATCAAGGAGCTCGAACAGACCCTCGGCGCACGCGTCGTCGACCGTTCCACGCGCCGCATCGTATTGACGGACATCGGCCGCGAGCTGTATCCGCTATTTAGCCAGATGATCGATGATCTCGACGGTGCGCTGGCGAACGTGGCGGACCATACGCAGTTGCGAAAAGGCGTGGTGCGCATCGCCGCGCCACAACTGATGTGCTGCACCCTGGTGCCCGCAGCCGTGGCTGCCTACCGCAGCGGGCAACCGGACATCGATGTCCGGGTCGCCGACAGCCCGGTCGAGAACGTGATCGCGCGCGTGCTCTCGGGCGAATCCGATTTCGGCATCGGACCCGAGCGCGAACCGGCGCCGCAACTGGAAGCGCGCGAGCTGTTCGAGATGCCCTTCTCCCTCGTCTTCCCGCAGGGACACCCCCTGGAGGCGAACGCGCGCGTCACCTGGCAGGACGTCGCGCGTTATCCCTTCATCGCCCTGCAGGGACAATTCACGGAGCGCCTGCTGGCCGACATGCAAGCCCTGCTGCGCGAAGTGCCCCTGAAACCGGCCAACGAAGTCACCTTCATGACGACGGCGCTGGCGATGGTCAGCGCCGGGCTCGGCATCACCGTCTGCCTGCCGTATGCCGAGCCGCTGGTGCAGCTCTACCAACTGCACATGCGCCCGCTCGAGGAGCCCAGGCTGACGCGGCGCTTTTTCGTCTACACGCGCGCCGGACGCTCGCTGTCGCCGGCGGCGCAGAGCTTCATCGATTTCCTGTTTCCGTATGTGGAGGGAAAGCGCAGCGAGGCGCGCATGATGCAAGCATGA
- the iscR gene encoding Fe-S cluster assembly transcriptional regulator IscR, whose amino-acid sequence MRLTTKGRFAVTAMIDLALRQGTGPVTLSGISQRQAISLSYLEQLFGKLRRHEIVESIRGPGGGYSLARPAEKVTVADIIIAVDEPLDATQCGGKENCHGSDAASGIRCMTHDLWTTLNAKMVDYLDSVSLQDLVDQQKQKEQNVVVVHRTPTATKIEA is encoded by the coding sequence ATGCGTCTGACCACCAAAGGCCGTTTTGCTGTCACTGCGATGATCGATCTTGCCCTGCGCCAGGGTACGGGTCCGGTCACGCTGTCGGGCATCAGCCAGCGCCAGGCCATTTCGCTGTCCTACCTCGAGCAGCTGTTCGGCAAGCTGCGCCGCCACGAGATCGTCGAATCGATCCGCGGGCCGGGCGGCGGCTACAGCCTGGCGCGTCCGGCGGAAAAGGTGACGGTGGCCGACATCATCATCGCCGTCGACGAGCCGCTCGACGCCACCCAATGCGGGGGCAAGGAAAACTGCCACGGGTCGGACGCCGCCAGCGGCATCCGCTGCATGACCCACGACCTGTGGACCACGCTGAACGCCAAGATGGTCGACTACCTCGATTCGGTCTCCCTGCAAGACCTGGTCGACCAGCAGAAGCAGAAAGAACAGAACGTCGTGGTGGTGCACCGCACCCCCA
- a CDS encoding fumarylacetoacetate hydrolase family protein — protein MKLASLKTGGRDGTLVVVSRDLVTCQAVPKIARTLQAALDDWDAVAPRLQAVYDKLNNGSADQAESFIEMDCHSPLPRAYQWADGSAYINHVELVRKARNAEVPASFYTDPLMYQGGGDSFIGPCDPIAVMSEDWGVDLEAEVAVVTGDVPMGASIDEAAKAIRLVMLVNDVSLRNLIPGELAKGFGFYQSKPASAFSPVAVTPDELGDAWLDSKLHLPLLVTVNDEPFGKPNAGEDMTFSFAQLVSHAAKTRELGAGSIIGSGTVSNKQGGLHGSSIANGGVGYCCLAELRMYETIELGAPATPFLRFGDNVRIEMLDLDGASIFGAIDHEVRHYHGAHSHERKE, from the coding sequence ATGAAACTCGCTTCACTCAAGACCGGCGGCCGCGACGGTACGCTGGTCGTCGTCAGCCGTGACCTCGTCACCTGCCAGGCCGTCCCGAAGATCGCGCGCACGCTGCAGGCCGCGCTCGACGACTGGGACGCGGTCGCGCCGCGCCTGCAGGCCGTCTACGACAAGCTCAACAATGGCAGCGCCGACCAGGCCGAATCCTTCATCGAGATGGATTGCCATTCGCCGCTGCCGCGCGCCTACCAGTGGGCCGACGGCTCGGCCTACATCAACCACGTCGAGCTGGTGCGCAAGGCGCGCAATGCCGAGGTGCCGGCCTCGTTCTACACCGACCCGCTGATGTACCAGGGCGGCGGCGACTCCTTCATCGGTCCCTGCGACCCGATCGCCGTGATGAGCGAAGACTGGGGCGTCGACCTGGAAGCGGAAGTGGCGGTCGTCACCGGCGACGTGCCGATGGGCGCGAGCATCGACGAGGCCGCGAAGGCGATCCGCCTCGTCATGCTGGTGAACGACGTTTCGCTGCGCAACCTGATTCCGGGCGAACTGGCAAAGGGTTTTGGTTTTTACCAGTCGAAGCCGGCCAGCGCGTTTTCTCCGGTGGCGGTCACGCCGGACGAGCTGGGCGACGCCTGGCTTGACTCCAAACTGCACCTGCCGCTGCTGGTCACGGTCAACGACGAGCCCTTCGGCAAGCCGAACGCGGGCGAGGACATGACCTTCAGCTTCGCGCAACTCGTTTCGCATGCTGCCAAGACGCGCGAGCTCGGCGCCGGCAGCATCATCGGTTCCGGCACGGTGTCGAACAAGCAGGGCGGCCTGCATGGCTCGAGCATCGCCAACGGTGGCGTCGGCTACTGCTGCCTGGCCGAACTGCGGATGTACGAAACCATCGAACTCGGCGCCCCGGCGACGCCATTCCTGCGCTTTGGCGACAACGTGCGCATCGAGATGCTGGATCTTGATGGCGCCAGCATTTTCGGCGCCATCGATCACGAGGTGAGGCATTACCACGGCGCGCATTCCCACGAGAGGAAAGAATGA
- the maiA gene encoding maleylacetoacetate isomerase produces the protein MKLYTYFRSSAAYRVRIALNLKGLGYDAVPVHLLKDGGQQRQEEYRRINPSGLVPAFQDERITLTQSMAIVEYLDERFPAVPLMPQDAPGRARVRELAQIIACDIHPLNNLRVLRYLVHELKISEEQKNDWIRHWIREGLAGLESHLARDPAAGPFCHGSAPTIADCFLVPQVFNAQRFEIDISVYPNIARIYALCIDLPAFAAAHPSRQPDAE, from the coding sequence ATGAAGCTTTATACCTATTTCCGCAGCTCCGCCGCCTACCGCGTGCGCATCGCCCTGAACCTGAAGGGCCTGGGCTATGACGCGGTGCCCGTGCACCTGCTCAAGGACGGCGGCCAGCAGCGCCAGGAGGAATACCGGCGCATCAATCCGAGCGGCCTGGTGCCGGCTTTCCAGGACGAGCGCATCACGCTGACGCAGTCGATGGCGATCGTCGAATACCTCGATGAGCGCTTCCCGGCCGTGCCCCTGATGCCGCAGGATGCGCCGGGACGCGCCCGCGTGCGCGAGCTGGCGCAGATCATCGCCTGCGACATCCACCCGCTGAACAACCTGCGCGTCCTGCGCTACCTGGTGCACGAGCTGAAAATCAGCGAAGAGCAGAAGAACGACTGGATCCGCCACTGGATCCGCGAAGGACTGGCCGGCCTCGAATCGCACCTCGCGCGCGACCCGGCCGCCGGTCCCTTCTGCCACGGCAGCGCGCCGACGATCGCCGACTGCTTCCTGGTGCCGCAGGTGTTCAATGCCCAGCGTTTCGAGATCGACATCAGCGTCTACCCGAACATCGCCCGCATCTACGCGCTATGCATCGACCTGCCGGCCTTCGCGGCCGCGCATCCATCCAGGCAGCCGGACGCCGAGTAA
- a CDS encoding uracil-DNA glycosylase family protein: MNSSPIPGAMIDALALADASWRPHLLRGLEAVAQANPGYLPALAADDYLPTQGRLFAAFAQPLDRVRYVLVGEGPYPRAESATGVCFMDGAVGDLWSEAGLSKPVNRATSLRNFMKMLLVADGRLQLEDTGGAAMAPVAAAALSNGSIRTLAQLQDNLTQQGFLLLNAALVFRKHVKPAIDARAWLPFLQTVLAVLAAQPQPPTLVLWGKIAEELRKLPETAGLPQVLAEHPYNLSFIGHQGMRELFGPMGLLRAR, encoded by the coding sequence ATGAACAGCTCCCCCATCCCCGGCGCCATGATCGACGCGCTCGCCCTTGCCGACGCCTCCTGGCGGCCCCATCTGCTGCGCGGCCTGGAAGCAGTGGCGCAGGCCAATCCCGGCTACCTGCCGGCACTGGCCGCGGACGATTATTTGCCGACCCAGGGGCGTTTGTTCGCCGCGTTTGCCCAGCCCCTGGACCGGGTGCGCTACGTGCTGGTGGGGGAGGGACCGTATCCGCGCGCCGAGAGCGCGACCGGCGTCTGCTTCATGGATGGCGCGGTCGGCGACCTGTGGAGCGAAGCGGGCCTGTCGAAGCCGGTGAACCGGGCGACCTCGCTGCGCAACTTCATGAAGATGCTGCTGGTGGCCGACGGCCGGCTGCAGCTCGAGGACACGGGCGGCGCGGCCATGGCGCCGGTGGCGGCCGCGGCCTTGTCGAACGGCTCGATCCGGACCCTGGCGCAGTTACAGGACAACCTCACGCAGCAGGGATTCCTCTTGCTGAACGCGGCGCTGGTGTTTCGCAAGCACGTCAAGCCGGCGATCGATGCGCGCGCCTGGCTGCCGTTTTTGCAGACCGTGCTGGCGGTGCTGGCCGCGCAGCCCCAGCCCCCGACGCTGGTGCTGTGGGGGAAGATTGCGGAGGAGTTGAGGAAGCTGCCGGAAACCGCAGGCTTGCCGCAGGTGCTGGCGGAGCATCCGTATAACCTGAGCTTTATCGGGCACCAGGGGATGCGGGAATTGTTCGGGCCGATGGGGTTGTTGCGGGCGCGCTGA
- a CDS encoding CBS domain-containing protein has product MQTIQDIMTRDVQTISPQETVQRAAQLMDELNVGAIPVLDDGKLVGMITDRDITVRSVAVGQAPGSTKVEQVMSTDVRTCTAGQSVDEVLGQMGDVQIRRIPVLDEQSQQVIGIVSLGDVATKHSADVDRTLDEISTPSEPDRSATRH; this is encoded by the coding sequence ATGCAAACCATCCAGGACATCATGACGCGCGACGTGCAGACCATTTCGCCGCAGGAGACCGTGCAGCGCGCCGCACAGCTGATGGACGAATTGAATGTGGGTGCCATCCCGGTGCTCGATGACGGCAAGCTGGTTGGCATGATCACCGACCGCGACATCACCGTGCGCTCCGTGGCCGTCGGCCAGGCGCCCGGCTCGACGAAGGTCGAGCAGGTGATGAGCACCGACGTGCGCACCTGCACCGCCGGCCAGAGCGTCGACGAGGTGCTGGGGCAGATGGGCGACGTGCAGATCCGCCGCATTCCCGTGCTCGACGAGCAGTCGCAACAGGTGATCGGCATCGTGTCGCTGGGCGACGTGGCGACCAAGCACTCGGCCGACGTCGACCGCACGCTCGACGAGATCTCGACGCCGTCGGAGCCGGACCGTTCGGCGACGAGGCACTGA